A stretch of Castanea sativa cultivar Marrone di Chiusa Pesio chromosome 2, ASM4071231v1 DNA encodes these proteins:
- the LOC142625853 gene encoding uncharacterized protein LOC142625853 — MRGHDRINACLPDELLIEIFRRLLDSKPSRDACSLVCKRWLNLERLSRSTLHIGASGCPDHFLGRITRRFVNVKTVHIDERLSLPVQFRRCGSESTSSYTKKRRYVKEKSGSEDGDFEASCISDAMLSVLGEGFSKLEKLSLIWCNNVTSTGLASLAQKCCLLKSLDLQGCYVGDPGLAAVGQCCKQLEDLNLRFCEGLTDAGVVELALGCGKSLNTLGVAACAKITDISLEAVGLHCKSLETLSLDSEYVSDKGMLAVAKGCPLLKVLKIQCVNVTDEALAVVGTCCLSLEFLALYSLQKFTDKGLHAIGSGCKKLKNLTLSDCYFLSDKGLEAIATGCKELTHLEVNGCHNIGTLGLESIGKYCQQLTELALLFCQKIGNKALLEVGRGCNKLQALHLVDCSSIGDEGICGIARGCRNLKKLHIRRCYEIGSRGISAIGEYCNSLKDLSLRFCDRVGDEALVAVGQGCSLHHLNVSGCHQIGDAGIIAIARGCPQLRSLDISVLQNLGDMAMAELGEGCPLLKEILLSHCRQITDVGIGHLVRNCSLLESCHMVYCPGITAAGVATVVSSCTNIKKVLVEKWKVSERTKRRSGSVITYLCMEL, encoded by the exons ATGCGAGGGCACGATCGGATCAACGCGTGTCTTCCCGACGAGCTCCTCATCGAGATATTCCGGCGGCTCCTCGACTCGAAGCCGAGCCGCGACGCCTGCTCTCTCGTCTGCAAGCGGTGGCTCAACCTCGAGCGCCTCAGCCGCTCCACCCTCCACATCGGCGCCTCCGGCTGCCCTGACCACTTCCTCGGCCGTATCACTCGTCGCTTCGTCAACGTCAAGACCGTCCACATTGACGAGCGCTTGTCGCTCCCCGTTCAGTTC AGAAGATGTGGCAGTGAATCCACGAGTTCATACACAAAAAAGCGGCGTTATGTGAAGGAGAAAAGTGGGTCTGAAGACGGTGATTTTGAGGCGTCTTGTATATCGGATGCTATGTTGAGTGTCCTTGGTGAAGGCTTTTCAAAACTTGAGAAGTTGAGCTTAATTTGGTGCAATAATGTGACAAGCACGGGTTTAGCATCATTAGCTCAAAAGTGTTGTTTGTTGAAGTCTTTGGATTTACAG ggTTGCTATGTTGGAGATCCAGGTCTAGCTGCTGTTGGACAGTGCTGCAAGCAGCTTGAAGATTTGAATTTGCGTTTTTGTGAAGGTTTGACTGATGCGGGTGTGGTTGAATTAGCACTTGGTTGTGGGAAATCATTAAATACTCTTGGAGTTGCAGCTTGTGCAAAAATAACTGATATCTCCTTGGAAGCTGTTGGGTTGCACTGTAAATCTCTTGAGACCTTGTCATTGGATTCGGAGTATGTGAGTGACAAAGGGATGCTTGCTGTAGCCAAAGGATGTCCTCTTTTAAAAGTTCTGAAGATACAATGTGTCAATGTTACTGATGAGGCTTTGGCAGTTGTGGGCACTTGTTGTTTGTCACTCGAGTTTCTGGCTCTATACAGTTTGCAGAAATTTACTGATAA GGGTCTACATGCTATTGGCAGCGGTTGTAAGAAGTTAAAAAATCTCACTCTTAGTGATTGCTATTTCCTGAGCGACAAGGGTTTGGAAGCAATTGCAACTGGTTGCAAGGAACTTACACATCTCGAAGTTAATGGGTGCCACAATATCGGAACTTTGGGACTGGAATCTATTGGAAAATATTGCCA GCAACTCACTGAGTTAGCACTGTTGTTCTGCCAAAAAATAGGTAATAAAGCCCTTCTTGAAGTTGGAAGGGGCTGTAACAAATTGCAAGCTCTTCACTTGGTAGATTGCTCTAGTATTGGAGATGAAGGCATTTGTGGTATAGCTAGAGGCTGCAGGAATTTAAAGAAACTTCACATTCGGCGGTGTTATGAG ATTGGAAGTAGGGGAATTTCTGCTATTGGTGAGTATTGTAACTCTCTTAAAGATCTTAGCCTTCGATTTTGTGATAG GGTTGGAGATGAGGCCCTTGTTGCCGTTGGTCAGGGTTGCTCACTACATCATCTAAATGTCAGTGGCTGCCACCAAATCGGAGATGCTGGAATAATAGCCATTGCAAGAGGCTGCCCGCAGCTCCGTTCCTTAGACATAAGTGTTCTCCAG AATTTGGGGGATATGGCAATGGCCGAGTTAGGAGAAGGCTGTCCGTTACTCAAAGAAATACTTCTGTCACACTGCCGCCAAATAACAGATGTTGGCATAGGCCACCTTGTAAGAAATTGCAGCCTGCTTGAATCCTGCCACATGGTTTATTGCCCTGGTATAACTGCAGCTGGAGTTGCCACTGTGGTTTCCAGTTGCACCAACATAAAGAAGGTTCTGGTTGAGAAATGGAAGGTTAGTGAGCGGACCAAACGAAGATCCGGCTCTGTCATCACTTACCTCTGTATGGAGCTTTAG